In Maridesulfovibrio sp., the following proteins share a genomic window:
- a CDS encoding GNAT family N-acetyltransferase, translating to MNTNITFSKERPADWDSWNNAVCHSSPYYQSSGYAHVLHTKEKTEPYYIRLLIRGRVAGQTLLLKRYYYDQVKQKKKVPFPYFESVHGPVFAPDVSDADIAKVFRFINMLALKHVATHVRLIPPYFPGDRIMPEAAIKSCGYTVQKWGTYFLDLERSAEDIFKSFSCKVRNTIRKADKKGACVKKIESWDEYCDLYVPTFNMIKETTAANRFAACPEDWTDNVAQGAHYYLTMKDGQPLACLGVQTLSKGAHAFGYGIAPEAMKQGIPAQDALHWAAINDACRLGLKYFDFAGVNPAPGTPKEEGIRFFKKKWGGEYREYPICIKDLIPFRQDLSKYIKRILSGT from the coding sequence ATGAACACAAATATTACTTTCAGCAAAGAACGCCCCGCAGACTGGGATTCATGGAATAACGCAGTCTGCCATAGCTCTCCGTACTACCAGAGCTCCGGCTATGCCCATGTACTGCACACCAAGGAAAAAACCGAGCCTTACTACATCCGGTTGCTGATCAGGGGCAGGGTTGCCGGGCAGACACTTCTGCTCAAAAGATATTACTACGATCAGGTCAAACAAAAGAAAAAAGTACCTTTCCCTTACTTCGAGTCCGTGCACGGTCCTGTTTTTGCGCCGGATGTGAGTGACGCCGACATTGCAAAGGTCTTCAGGTTCATAAACATGCTGGCCCTGAAACACGTGGCTACGCATGTAAGACTGATCCCACCATATTTTCCCGGCGACCGAATCATGCCCGAAGCTGCGATCAAATCCTGCGGCTATACGGTCCAAAAATGGGGAACATATTTTCTCGATCTGGAACGATCCGCAGAAGACATCTTCAAGAGCTTCTCCTGCAAGGTAAGAAACACAATCAGGAAGGCCGACAAAAAAGGGGCCTGCGTCAAAAAAATTGAAAGCTGGGATGAGTATTGCGATCTATACGTTCCCACTTTCAACATGATCAAGGAAACCACTGCCGCCAACCGTTTCGCAGCCTGCCCTGAGGACTGGACCGATAATGTCGCACAGGGGGCGCACTATTACCTGACCATGAAAGACGGCCAGCCTTTGGCCTGCCTCGGGGTACAGACCCTGAGCAAGGGAGCGCACGCTTTCGGCTACGGCATTGCCCCGGAAGCCATGAAGCAGGGGATTCCCGCTCAGGACGCACTGCATTGGGCGGCTATTAATGATGCCTGTCGTCTGGGTTTGAAATATTTTGACTTCGCCGGAGTGAACCCCGCGCCCGGCACGCCGAAAGAAGAAGGGATACGGTTCTTTAAAAAGAAATGGGGCGGTGAGTACCGTGAATATCCCATCTGCATTAAAGACCTGATCCCTTTCAGACAGGATCTTTCCAAATACATAAAACGAATTTTAAGCGGAACTTAA
- a CDS encoding DegT/DnrJ/EryC1/StrS family aminotransferase — translation MSTDRIPLIKPYVTFDEVRSRFEDIFESGWFTKGRNVAGFREDISAYTGAMYSFTTTSATTALYACLKVLGIGTGDEVIVSDFSFPATANVVEDAGAVPIFADVSLETYNMTAAELRAKISPKTKAVIFVDAFGNPSGLDEIKAICTEHGLPLIEDAACAIGSSLDGAKCGKISDLSCFSFHPRKLLNCGEGGAITTDNPEYAEKLEILLNHGARIADGQFDFVESGYNFRMTEIQAAMGIAQLKKLDNIVSSRNEIKNTYDKKLVPLGFIPQKINKNVITNCQSLVYRVPEGCDRDALVSALAARNIESTIGTYCLSGLTYYREKYDSVNPDSEKLQQTTITLPCYGGVDALFVAENVADIINS, via the coding sequence ATGAGCACAGATAGAATTCCTTTGATCAAACCTTACGTTACCTTTGATGAAGTCCGAAGCAGGTTCGAAGATATCTTCGAGTCAGGATGGTTCACCAAGGGCCGTAATGTCGCGGGCTTCAGGGAAGACATCTCCGCTTATACCGGGGCCATGTACAGCTTCACCACAACCTCCGCCACCACTGCCCTCTACGCATGCCTGAAAGTGCTCGGCATCGGTACCGGGGATGAAGTTATTGTTTCAGACTTTTCCTTCCCGGCAACAGCCAATGTTGTCGAGGATGCCGGAGCTGTTCCAATCTTTGCCGATGTTTCCCTTGAAACATACAACATGACCGCTGCTGAGCTGCGGGCAAAGATCAGCCCCAAAACCAAAGCCGTCATATTTGTAGATGCCTTCGGCAACCCTTCCGGCCTTGATGAGATAAAAGCGATCTGCACTGAGCATGGTCTGCCCTTGATCGAAGATGCGGCCTGCGCCATCGGCAGCTCTCTGGACGGAGCCAAATGCGGCAAGATTTCCGACCTTTCATGTTTCAGCTTTCACCCCCGTAAACTGCTAAACTGCGGTGAGGGCGGAGCTATCACCACCGATAATCCCGAGTATGCTGAAAAGCTGGAAATCCTGCTCAATCACGGAGCCAGAATCGCTGACGGACAGTTTGATTTTGTGGAGTCCGGCTATAACTTCCGCATGACTGAAATTCAGGCCGCCATGGGCATCGCCCAGCTTAAGAAACTGGATAACATTGTCAGCTCCCGCAATGAAATAAAAAACACTTACGATAAAAAACTGGTGCCGCTTGGGTTCATTCCGCAAAAGATAAATAAGAATGTAATTACAAACTGCCAGTCATTGGTGTACAGGGTTCCTGAAGGATGTGACCGAGACGCTCTGGTTTCCGCACTCGCGGCGAGGAATATCGAGTCTACAATCGGTACATACTGCCTTAGCGGTCTGACATACTACCGGGAAAAATACGACTCTGTTAACCCCGACTCTGAGAAACTACAGCAGACCACCATAACCCTGCCCTGCTATGGCGGTGTCGATGCACTGTTTGTGGCTGAAAACGTAGCGGATATAATTAACTCCTGA
- a CDS encoding transferase: MFNFTPKQFKSEGPGTPDLSLLKSCGENVIIEDGVRIFHPENISIGDNVYIGHDTILKGYYKSDIVIGSNVWIGQQCFIIGAGGLTIGDYVGIGPQVKIHPCEHTHNDPTLPTSFQPLFFDPIVIEEDVNIGIGAMIMHGVTLKSGTLVGANAVVKKNFPEYSIIGGVPAKLIRSRER; encoded by the coding sequence ATGTTTAATTTTACCCCCAAACAATTCAAAAGCGAAGGCCCCGGAACCCCCGACCTGTCTTTGCTCAAGTCCTGCGGTGAAAATGTCATCATTGAAGACGGCGTGCGCATTTTCCACCCCGAAAATATTTCCATCGGCGATAACGTATACATCGGACACGATACAATATTGAAAGGCTACTACAAATCAGACATCGTAATCGGCAGTAATGTCTGGATCGGGCAGCAGTGTTTCATCATCGGTGCAGGCGGCCTGACTATCGGCGATTACGTGGGCATCGGCCCGCAGGTAAAAATCCATCCCTGCGAACACACCCACAACGATCCCACTCTGCCGACCTCTTTTCAGCCGCTATTTTTCGATCCAATCGTCATTGAAGAAGACGTGAACATCGGTATCGGAGCCATGATTATGCACGGTGTGACCCTGAAAAGTGGAACCTTAGTGGGAGCCAACGCCGTTGTTAAAAAGAATTTCCCTGAATATTCGATAATCGGCGGAGTTCCTGCTAAACTTATCCGCAGCAGAGAAAGGTAA
- a CDS encoding glycosyltransferase: MPKQKDYDIGIIGDLALVDFNTAKSLAELGVKVVVFRKKSASAQEIVDDFYQEKHLGFEIYNYSSPMDFFKKACACHALFSFTGAVLGPLKTIYPLSLLPAFPPVVNIATGSDMLEFVAQKSIRAFLFRLHLRLSAMNWIVDYPHSLKNAARFKIPRVYLMPFPAFRLPEERFDLPEQDGTINFFHPSHLDWQGTDNRHERYSSKGNDRFIRAFIRAVKNGLNAKCTLLYRGADKDLAKKMIQESGVKDSFILKDALSRDELFEEFAHCHVVVDQFDVGGLGGIAIEAMAAGRPVMMYVNENCSRLQYGGDTPPVINCWSEDEIYNCLIDCADASFIKEKSEQSYSWVHRQHRTEVVYDKILFYIYLLTGKKFKDYGWKKNAYKN; this comes from the coding sequence ATGCCTAAGCAGAAAGACTATGACATAGGGATAATAGGGGATCTAGCCCTTGTTGATTTCAACACTGCCAAGTCACTGGCGGAGTTGGGAGTCAAGGTTGTAGTCTTCAGGAAAAAGTCCGCATCTGCGCAGGAAATCGTGGACGATTTCTATCAGGAAAAACACCTGGGATTCGAGATATACAACTACAGCAGTCCCATGGACTTTTTCAAAAAAGCATGCGCATGCCATGCGTTGTTCAGCTTTACCGGGGCGGTGCTCGGTCCTTTAAAGACTATCTATCCACTCAGTCTGCTGCCCGCATTTCCCCCGGTTGTGAACATTGCCACCGGATCGGATATGCTCGAATTCGTGGCCCAAAAAAGCATCAGGGCCTTTTTATTCCGGCTGCATCTGCGTCTTTCGGCCATGAACTGGATCGTTGATTATCCCCACAGCCTTAAAAACGCGGCGAGATTTAAAATCCCCCGTGTTTACCTGATGCCGTTCCCTGCTTTCAGGCTTCCGGAAGAGAGGTTTGATCTCCCGGAGCAGGACGGGACAATCAATTTCTTCCACCCCTCCCATCTGGACTGGCAGGGCACAGACAACAGGCATGAACGTTATTCTTCAAAAGGTAACGACAGGTTCATCAGGGCTTTTATCCGCGCTGTTAAAAACGGCCTGAACGCCAAGTGCACCCTCCTTTACAGGGGTGCGGATAAAGATCTGGCAAAAAAAATGATTCAGGAATCCGGAGTGAAAGACAGCTTTATCCTTAAAGATGCCCTTTCACGGGATGAACTTTTTGAAGAATTCGCACACTGCCACGTTGTCGTAGACCAGTTCGACGTAGGCGGATTGGGCGGTATCGCCATTGAAGCCATGGCCGCAGGGCGTCCGGTTATGATGTATGTGAATGAAAACTGCTCCAGACTTCAATATGGGGGGGACACTCCTCCGGTCATCAACTGCTGGAGCGAAGACGAAATATATAACTGTTTAATTGATTGCGCTGATGCATCATTTATAAAGGAAAAATCAGAACAGTCTTACTCTTGGGTGCACAGGCAGCACCGTACCGAAGTGGTATATGATAAAATTTTATTTTACATTTACTTATTGACAGGAAAAAAATTTAAAGACTACGGATGGAAAAAAAACGCCTACAAGAACTGA
- a CDS encoding acyltransferase has translation MEQNFFQHESADVDPSASIGEKTYIWQNVQVRATAKVGSECIIGKGAFIDFGAVVGNRVKVQNYANIFRGVTLENGVFIGPSVCFTNDLFPRAVTPDGRLQDYLDWKCYETLVKEGAGIGAGSIIVCNTTIGKWAIIGSGSVVTRDIPDYALAFGNPARVRGFVCPCGTKLPERNNLAEEENVTCPECNKEITLPACPELIKKD, from the coding sequence ATGGAACAAAATTTTTTTCAGCATGAAAGTGCGGATGTAGACCCATCTGCCAGCATCGGAGAAAAGACTTATATCTGGCAGAATGTGCAGGTCAGGGCGACAGCCAAGGTCGGCTCCGAATGCATCATCGGCAAGGGCGCATTTATTGATTTCGGTGCCGTTGTCGGCAACAGGGTCAAAGTCCAGAACTATGCCAATATTTTCCGTGGAGTAACTCTTGAGAACGGAGTCTTTATCGGGCCTTCAGTCTGCTTTACCAATGATCTGTTTCCCCGAGCAGTCACCCCGGACGGCAGGCTTCAGGACTATCTGGACTGGAAATGCTATGAAACCCTGGTCAAAGAGGGTGCGGGAATCGGTGCCGGATCTATAATCGTTTGCAATACAACAATCGGTAAATGGGCCATTATCGGCTCAGGAAGCGTAGTCACCCGTGATATTCCGGACTACGCACTTGCATTCGGCAACCCCGCGCGGGTCAGGGGATTTGTCTGTCCATGCGGAACCAAATTACCGGAGCGGAACAATCTCGCAGAAGAAGAGAATGTTACCTGCCCGGAATGTAATAAAGAAATAACTCTTCCGGCCTGCCCGGAACTAATTAAAAAGGATTAA
- a CDS encoding Gfo/Idh/MocA family oxidoreductase, protein MKTAVIGTGMMGQHHVRLYSDIKDSELVGVCDQNAEQTERLCGLYGGNPYTDYREMLDKEKPDAVTIALPTYLHRQATMDCLDAGIDVLVEKPIAKTVEEAQEMIAEAKRLNRVLQVGHIERFNPAVTQLKERLEAGELGKIFTIHSRRQSPYPGRITDVGVASDLATHELDMMRNIAQSEVTSMTADVSKVMNTDNEDIVLGLLRFENSILGILDVNWVTPTKVREVSVTGENGMFTVDYLNQNLTFHANYAAEQSERTEWFKTKFGVTEGDFTRFRVEKKEPLRVEIESFMQCCRDKSTPLVTGEDGMEALALALKIVECGNHNKCKR, encoded by the coding sequence ATGAAAACAGCAGTTATCGGAACAGGCATGATGGGCCAGCATCATGTCCGCTTATATTCCGACATTAAAGATTCTGAACTTGTAGGCGTATGCGACCAGAATGCTGAACAGACCGAACGCCTCTGCGGACTTTACGGCGGAAATCCGTACACCGACTACCGTGAAATGCTCGATAAGGAAAAGCCGGATGCCGTAACTATCGCTCTGCCCACCTACCTGCACCGTCAGGCCACCATGGACTGCCTCGATGCCGGAATTGATGTTCTGGTTGAGAAACCCATCGCCAAAACAGTTGAAGAAGCGCAGGAAATGATCGCTGAAGCCAAACGCCTGAACAGGGTCTTGCAGGTCGGGCATATCGAAAGATTCAACCCCGCAGTTACCCAGCTCAAAGAACGGCTTGAAGCAGGCGAACTCGGAAAAATTTTCACCATCCACTCCCGCCGCCAGTCCCCTTATCCGGGACGTATTACCGACGTAGGTGTGGCCAGCGACCTCGCCACCCACGAACTGGACATGATGCGCAACATCGCCCAGTCCGAAGTTACCAGCATGACTGCTGATGTTTCCAAAGTAATGAACACCGACAACGAAGATATCGTTCTCGGCCTGCTCCGCTTTGAAAACAGCATCCTCGGTATCCTTGATGTCAACTGGGTAACTCCCACTAAAGTTCGTGAAGTAAGCGTTACCGGTGAGAACGGTATGTTCACTGTTGACTACTTGAACCAGAATCTCACTTTTCATGCCAACTACGCCGCAGAACAGAGCGAAAGAACCGAATGGTTCAAAACCAAATTCGGTGTTACCGAAGGTGATTTCACCCGCTTCAGAGTTGAGAAAAAAGAACCTCTGCGTGTTGAAATCGAATCCTTCATGCAGTGCTGCCGCGACAAATCCACTCCGCTCGTTACCGGCGAAGACGGAATGGAAGCTCTTGCTCTGGCATTGAAGATAGTCGAATGCGGCAACCACAACAAATGTAAAAGGTAA
- a CDS encoding NAD-dependent epimerase/dehydratase family protein: MRPEIKGSTILVTGGAGFIGSHLVDRLLDMQAKEVVIIDNLFLGSEENLEDALRRGAKLYRDDAEFATSLEYIFERHDIDIVFNCATKALNYSFMNPSNSFETNTRVAMNLLELQRKKAFKTLCHFSTSEVYGTAVYEPMDENHPRNPTTLYAAGKAAADLAVETYVRMYDLDAFIVRPFNNYGPRQNYKGELAGVIPITVFRVLNDIPLEIHGTGEQSRDFIYVTDTVDAIMNVYGKLPKGESINISTDNQISIREVIETIAREMKYEGEILSKPSRCSDVLCHNASNKKLKSMIEYNLTSFAEGLKKSIDWYVDNIKRR, from the coding sequence ATGCGTCCTGAAATTAAAGGAAGCACTATTCTGGTCACAGGTGGCGCCGGTTTTATCGGCAGCCATCTGGTTGACCGGTTGCTTGATATGCAGGCCAAAGAAGTCGTCATTATCGACAACCTCTTCCTCGGCTCCGAGGAAAATCTTGAAGATGCTTTGAGAAGGGGAGCCAAGCTTTACCGCGACGATGCGGAATTCGCTACCTCCCTTGAATATATTTTCGAGCGCCACGACATCGATATTGTTTTCAACTGCGCTACCAAGGCCCTTAACTACTCTTTCATGAACCCCTCCAATTCGTTTGAAACGAACACCCGGGTGGCCATGAACCTTCTGGAACTCCAGAGAAAGAAAGCCTTCAAGACCTTATGCCATTTTTCAACTTCCGAGGTTTACGGCACAGCTGTTTACGAGCCAATGGACGAAAACCATCCACGTAATCCGACAACCCTTTATGCAGCGGGTAAGGCCGCAGCAGACCTCGCTGTGGAAACCTACGTGCGCATGTACGATCTGGACGCTTTTATCGTGCGCCCGTTCAATAACTACGGTCCCCGCCAGAACTACAAAGGCGAGCTGGCCGGAGTTATCCCCATCACTGTTTTCAGAGTACTGAACGACATCCCTCTTGAAATTCACGGTACAGGCGAACAGAGCCGCGATTTCATCTACGTGACCGACACTGTGGACGCGATCATGAACGTCTACGGTAAGCTTCCCAAAGGCGAATCAATCAACATTTCCACTGACAACCAGATCAGCATCAGGGAAGTGATTGAAACTATCGCCCGGGAAATGAAATATGAAGGTGAAATTCTTTCCAAACCGTCCCGCTGTTCTGATGTCCTCTGCCATAATGCAAGTAATAAGAAGCTTAAAAGTATGATTGAATACAATCTGACTTCTTTTGCAGAAGGACTCAAGAAATCCATCGACTGGTACGTCGATAATATCAAGCGCAGATAA
- a CDS encoding YtxH domain-containing protein — MIWMKRIVYVLCLVVMMAVVSGCEDEKGPGEKLGKKFDQAVEQAKEKMDDMSDQAKDKAKDAIDEAKESLDEAKESLDK, encoded by the coding sequence ATGATTTGGATGAAAAGAATTGTTTATGTGCTTTGCCTTGTCGTCATGATGGCAGTTGTTTCCGGGTGTGAAGATGAAAAAGGACCGGGAGAAAAGCTTGGAAAGAAGTTTGATCAGGCTGTGGAACAGGCTAAAGAAAAAATGGATGATATGAGCGATCAGGCCAAAGATAAGGCCAAAGACGCCATAGATGAAGCCAAAGAATCTCTCGATGAAGCAAAAGAATCTCTGGATAAGTAA
- a CDS encoding DUF748 domain-containing protein: MKNFMFKKILEQWKGLNRQGKIGVISVAVLISYILAGFLLIPFTIKKVALAQLPTLLNRPVQLEKVEFNPFTLNLSVYGLEIGKKEGEGNLLAFKQFDFNLDSFSIFRLSLILDEIKLVDPQVDFSIFRGGCSFSDLIPEGNVEEDGQEATTEDDKGLFPFILRNLVVSNGTIKVYDKVREVHHVVSDIDLFVPFTSSLLRDNTRQVQPSLEMVINGTPFVLTGHTLPFNQSLKTQFDFSIKNAQLAEYWPYLPIYKTTELKSGSLSTDLVLSFERGEALIPKVCISGKASISNFDLAARKGASLLKFNALDVDVDEIRILQREIRISSISLDDPYLKIGIKPDGQPDLLDYLSPSIEAGEKSKEKEKETGPDLAALIKDFRINGGLVDFSDNAFGKGFSKKIGPIMVHAGNVTTAENEAGTWDFRVGSNSTEIFSGQGAMTVVPLVVNGSASVDDLNLPDYHAYLDEPLPLDVAGGKVGLGSDFQFAANNGTVRMDNLRVNIGGLKLQPKGGGNTLIGLDGFAVSNGTVDVTEKSVVIDSIDLNKLLIKLMRDKKGIDLLKQIEAHQQKTESEKAGIPMEESAQPEESAESLESEGEPWKVSLNRFRIADSGFEFTDLAVTEKTVTSISDIKFGLDGLTFPEKKPFTLNFSAVVNDRGHINVNGQAGPESLQGKGTVHVRKLRLRDFNGYLPPQMQLNIARGHIDVNGEWNFSAAEEPSAGYTGKLQLKDLLLRDNQDNKQFFHLDDLAVRGIDFRSAPFKVKVASIAVLNPKANLEREKDGTFNIGRMLTGERAEPVNEEVVEDLAEEAAQKAAVAQQNGTLPAPVVAELSSPTEEEKKENNIFIDKIFMTNGTVRFRDYVVSPAFELDITNMRSAVRGLELPRGQRTDLSFNATLDKQSPLVAEGYLQPTEEGADTDLKLSLSNLDMTQLSPYTEKFIAYPVSTGMLSSDVGVKLRRKFLAVENVFDIYQFDVGDKVDNPDAPNIPIGLGLALLKDSSGNIRLDIPVEGDLSDPQFRLGRVIGRAIVNLLVKAVTSPFALIGALVGGGEDLDVMAFQPGKTGFMKGEQAKVESVAKAMIDRPGLKLEISGFSAPEDIPAMKDAEFHRQVAMPKFLKLEGDENAPASVYDVVISEEEYPEYLEEAYKDATFERPTNFLGVVVAQPVPVMEKALREHIIITDTQLADIARRRAEKVRSILVEQSGIDAGRVFLKGVSATGKGSGPRVEIGLQ; this comes from the coding sequence ATGAAGAATTTTATGTTCAAAAAAATACTCGAGCAGTGGAAAGGCTTAAACCGCCAGGGCAAGATCGGTGTGATCAGTGTCGCAGTGCTCATATCCTATATTCTTGCCGGTTTTCTGCTGATTCCTTTTACAATTAAGAAGGTCGCTCTAGCCCAGCTTCCAACATTGTTGAACAGGCCGGTACAGCTTGAAAAAGTTGAATTCAATCCTTTTACCCTCAATCTCTCTGTTTACGGGCTTGAAATCGGTAAAAAAGAGGGTGAAGGCAATCTGCTTGCATTCAAGCAGTTTGATTTCAATCTTGATTCTTTTTCAATCTTTCGTCTTTCCCTGATTCTTGATGAAATCAAGCTTGTCGACCCTCAGGTTGATTTTTCTATTTTCAGGGGCGGGTGCAGCTTTTCCGACCTTATACCGGAAGGAAATGTAGAAGAAGACGGTCAGGAAGCAACCACGGAAGATGACAAGGGGCTGTTTCCCTTTATTCTTCGCAATCTCGTTGTCAGCAACGGAACTATAAAGGTTTATGATAAAGTCCGTGAAGTGCACCACGTGGTTTCCGACATTGATTTGTTCGTTCCTTTCACATCATCACTCCTGCGTGACAATACCAGACAGGTCCAGCCCAGTCTTGAAATGGTTATCAACGGTACTCCGTTTGTCCTTACTGGACATACTTTGCCCTTTAACCAGAGCTTGAAGACCCAGTTCGATTTTTCAATAAAAAATGCCCAGTTGGCTGAGTACTGGCCTTACCTGCCGATATATAAAACAACGGAACTTAAAAGCGGCAGCCTAAGCACTGATCTGGTGCTCTCTTTTGAACGCGGGGAAGCACTGATTCCAAAGGTCTGCATCAGCGGTAAAGCCAGTATTTCGAATTTTGATCTTGCGGCTAGAAAAGGTGCGTCCCTGTTGAAGTTTAATGCTCTAGACGTTGATGTGGACGAGATAAGAATTCTACAGCGTGAGATCAGGATTTCTTCAATCAGTCTGGATGATCCATATCTCAAGATCGGTATTAAACCGGACGGTCAACCGGACCTTCTGGACTATCTTTCTCCGTCCATCGAAGCCGGGGAGAAATCCAAGGAAAAGGAAAAAGAGACCGGACCGGATTTAGCGGCTTTGATCAAAGATTTCAGGATCAACGGCGGTCTGGTTGATTTTAGCGACAATGCTTTTGGTAAAGGCTTCTCCAAGAAAATCGGACCGATTATGGTTCATGCCGGGAATGTTACCACCGCAGAGAATGAAGCCGGGACATGGGATTTCCGTGTAGGTTCCAATTCCACGGAAATTTTCAGCGGGCAGGGGGCAATGACGGTAGTACCCCTCGTCGTAAACGGTTCAGCCTCTGTGGATGATCTCAATCTTCCCGATTATCATGCCTATCTGGATGAGCCTCTTCCTCTTGATGTTGCGGGAGGTAAGGTCGGACTGGGCAGTGATTTTCAGTTCGCGGCGAACAACGGAACAGTGCGCATGGACAATCTGAGGGTTAATATTGGCGGACTTAAGTTGCAGCCCAAAGGCGGCGGCAATACCCTGATCGGTCTGGACGGATTCGCGGTGAGCAACGGAACCGTGGACGTTACTGAAAAGTCCGTGGTTATCGATTCCATAGATCTCAATAAGCTGCTGATCAAGCTTATGCGGGATAAGAAGGGTATTGACCTGCTTAAACAGATTGAGGCCCATCAGCAAAAGACTGAATCCGAAAAAGCAGGCATTCCTATGGAAGAGTCCGCACAGCCTGAAGAATCTGCGGAGTCTCTAGAATCCGAAGGTGAGCCGTGGAAGGTCTCTCTGAACAGGTTTCGTATTGCTGATTCCGGTTTTGAATTCACTGACCTAGCGGTAACAGAGAAGACGGTAACCAGCATAAGCGATATCAAATTCGGTTTGGATGGACTTACTTTTCCAGAAAAAAAACCATTTACGCTTAATTTTTCAGCGGTCGTAAATGACCGTGGCCATATAAATGTCAATGGGCAGGCCGGGCCAGAATCGCTCCAGGGAAAGGGGACGGTGCATGTTCGTAAACTTCGTTTGCGTGATTTCAATGGCTATCTGCCTCCTCAAATGCAGCTGAACATTGCCCGTGGACACATTGATGTGAATGGAGAGTGGAATTTCTCCGCTGCTGAAGAGCCGTCGGCCGGATACACCGGCAAGTTGCAGTTAAAAGATCTGCTCCTCCGAGACAACCAAGACAATAAGCAGTTTTTTCATCTGGATGATCTGGCTGTAAGGGGCATAGATTTTCGTTCTGCCCCGTTCAAGGTCAAGGTTGCATCTATTGCGGTACTGAATCCGAAGGCGAATCTTGAACGTGAAAAAGACGGAACTTTTAATATTGGCCGCATGCTGACCGGTGAACGAGCCGAGCCGGTAAATGAAGAGGTTGTTGAGGACTTGGCTGAGGAGGCCGCCCAAAAGGCCGCAGTCGCGCAGCAGAACGGCACACTCCCAGCCCCCGTGGTAGCCGAATTGAGTTCTCCTACTGAAGAGGAAAAGAAAGAGAATAACATCTTTATAGATAAAATTTTTATGACTAACGGCACTGTCCGTTTCAGGGATTACGTTGTGTCACCAGCTTTTGAGCTGGATATTACTAATATGCGTTCCGCTGTGCGCGGGTTGGAACTCCCTCGTGGGCAACGTACGGATCTTTCATTCAACGCTACTCTTGATAAACAGTCTCCGTTGGTGGCTGAAGGTTATTTACAGCCTACAGAAGAAGGTGCGGACACCGATCTAAAGCTCTCGCTGTCAAATCTGGATATGACCCAGCTTTCGCCTTATACTGAAAAGTTCATTGCCTATCCGGTCAGCACAGGGATGTTAAGTTCTGACGTAGGAGTTAAGCTGCGTAGAAAATTTCTTGCCGTGGAAAATGTCTTTGATATCTATCAGTTTGATGTTGGTGATAAGGTTGATAACCCTGACGCGCCAAATATACCCATCGGCCTTGGGTTGGCTTTACTTAAGGACAGCAGCGGGAACATCCGGCTGGATATCCCGGTAGAGGGTGATCTTTCCGATCCACAGTTCAGGCTTGGCCGGGTCATAGGCAGGGCAATTGTAAACCTGCTGGTCAAGGCTGTTACCTCACCATTCGCCCTCATCGGTGCTCTTGTGGGCGGTGGCGAAGATCTGGACGTCATGGCTTTTCAACCGGGCAAAACAGGTTTTATGAAAGGGGAGCAGGCCAAGGTTGAATCCGTGGCTAAAGCGATGATTGACCGTCCGGGATTAAAACTTGAAATCAGCGGATTCAGTGCGCCGGAAGACATTCCGGCCATGAAGGATGCTGAGTTTCACAGACAGGTTGCAATGCCTAAGTTTCTTAAGCTTGAGGGTGACGAGAATGCACCTGCTTCTGTATACGATGTGGTTATTAGTGAGGAAGAGTATCCTGAATATCTGGAAGAGGCTTACAAGGATGCGACTTTTGAAAGGCCGACCAACTTCCTCGGTGTTGTGGTGGCACAGCCGGTGCCGGTAATGGAAAAGGCCTTGCGGGAACACATCATTATTACAGATACCCAGTTGGCAGATATTGCCCGGCGCAGGGCCGAAAAAGTGCGCTCTATCCTGGTAGAACAATCCGGTATTGACGCAGGGCGGGTTTTTCTGAAAGGCGTATCCGCTACCGGAAAAGGAAGCGGCCCACGCGTTGAGATAGGTTTGCAATAA